In Fluviispira sanaruensis, a genomic segment contains:
- a CDS encoding efflux RND transporter permease subunit: MTGKGLGLAGIISKNFIHSKLTIIIVFLSIFIGFIAVWMTPKEEEPQISVPMIDIQTYSPNFEAASEVERKVTEPIERAVWGLDGVEYVYSSSSPHQSLVTVRFKVGESIETSLVKVHHKLMEINDEIGSSILPSKVKSYSIDDVPFLTISFSSTLIDDTKLRSLIAPLARELSATPDLNTVELLGGKRRAIRVIVDPKLLEQKGVTLRQVTQAIYLNDSIKYAGKDWGKNQVFDVEVGGHYKNIEDIQNVAIGQRGGMIVRIKNVAKVLDTAEERFRQSVLIERENINLFQNAVSLSFTKRKGTNVVLLSQQLISRVNAFTKTLPAEIKMSIVRDYGSTAADKTKELIEHLLLATLSVSVLIAIFMGLRASLVIAVAIPVTLALTLAVYYFLGYTLNRVTLFALIFSIGILVDDAIVVFENIERHTKENKESFLKAVITAVSEVGNPTILATFTVIASILPMAFVRGMMGPYMKPIPVGASFAMIISLLVAFIVTPWAAVRLLKSQKHISETDESKKRQRILDKSYKKIMNIFLSSRVFTSLFLLFNGFLLLAAVSLFYFKSVKVKMLPFDNKNEFQILVDYKTTTTLKNSLELSKKLAINLFQEKNIDKIQIYAGEPAPFSFSGMVKHTFLRHMDYQNDLHIVLIDKEKRKESSHYIIENIRTIINKFSLENKATIKILEIPPGPPVLATVVAEIYAPNPQLREKAAADVLKVFRNEPSVVDLDYSWRPQRPRKFYNYNQLKGGLLGTNANEITNNGILTFSENSLLTLNDISSPEDVNIDLSIDDLIRSSQYPFQNQNVSSFDTGFSALDKTLDPLIVKETISLFRKNLKPVSYIMSELSGQEEAPVYGIQKLAKNIHYPLQIVDVPWDINSAIVKWDGEWFITYEVFRDLGLAFAIVLILIYVLVVGWFKSYLVPIAIMAPIPISLIGIIPGHSIFNAYFTATSMIGFIAGAGIIVRNSIILIDFIENQLKEGVPLKEAVVLAGVTRFRPMLLTAAAVIVGSTVILFDPIFQGLAISLMFGEVAATVLSFFAIPILYYWLIGKKRASELFINKVKKSYEN; the protein is encoded by the coding sequence ATGACAGGAAAAGGTTTAGGTCTCGCAGGAATAATTAGTAAAAATTTTATCCACTCAAAATTAACAATTATTATTGTTTTTTTAAGTATATTTATTGGCTTTATTGCTGTTTGGATGACTCCCAAAGAAGAAGAACCACAGATATCAGTTCCTATGATAGATATTCAAACATATTCACCAAATTTTGAGGCTGCTTCTGAAGTGGAAAGAAAGGTAACTGAACCTATAGAGCGCGCTGTCTGGGGGTTAGATGGAGTTGAATACGTATATTCTTCAAGCAGCCCCCATCAAAGCCTTGTTACAGTTCGTTTTAAAGTTGGAGAGTCTATAGAAACAAGTCTTGTTAAAGTACATCATAAATTAATGGAAATAAATGATGAAATTGGTAGTTCAATATTACCTTCTAAAGTGAAGTCATATTCTATTGATGATGTTCCATTTTTAACTATTAGTTTTAGTTCTACTTTAATAGATGATACAAAGTTAAGAAGTTTAATAGCTCCTTTAGCAAGAGAGCTTTCAGCTACACCTGATTTGAATACAGTTGAATTATTAGGCGGAAAGAGAAGAGCAATAAGAGTTATTGTAGATCCTAAACTTTTAGAACAAAAAGGTGTAACTTTAAGGCAAGTTACTCAAGCAATTTATTTAAATGATTCTATAAAATACGCAGGAAAGGACTGGGGTAAAAATCAAGTTTTTGATGTTGAAGTGGGTGGACATTATAAGAATATTGAGGATATACAAAATGTTGCAATTGGGCAACGCGGTGGCATGATTGTAAGAATTAAAAATGTTGCTAAAGTTCTAGATACTGCTGAAGAACGATTTCGCCAATCGGTATTAATTGAACGAGAAAATATCAATTTATTTCAAAATGCTGTTTCATTATCTTTTACTAAAAGAAAAGGAACTAATGTAGTATTGCTTTCTCAACAACTCATTTCAAGAGTGAATGCTTTTACTAAAACTTTACCTGCTGAAATAAAAATGTCGATTGTTCGTGATTATGGCTCGACAGCTGCCGATAAGACTAAAGAATTAATTGAACATTTATTATTAGCGACACTTTCTGTAAGTGTACTTATTGCAATATTTATGGGATTAAGAGCATCTCTTGTAATTGCAGTAGCAATTCCTGTTACACTCGCTTTGACTTTGGCTGTCTACTATTTTTTGGGTTATACGCTTAATCGAGTTACATTATTTGCCCTCATTTTTTCAATTGGAATTTTAGTTGATGATGCTATTGTTGTTTTTGAGAATATAGAGAGACATACAAAAGAGAATAAAGAATCTTTTTTAAAGGCTGTTATAACTGCTGTTTCGGAAGTTGGAAACCCTACAATATTAGCTACTTTTACAGTCATAGCATCTATTTTACCTATGGCATTTGTGCGTGGAATGATGGGGCCATATATGAAGCCCATTCCTGTTGGTGCAAGTTTTGCTATGATTATTTCATTATTAGTTGCATTTATTGTAACTCCTTGGGCAGCTGTAAGACTTTTAAAGTCACAAAAACACATTTCTGAGACAGATGAAAGCAAAAAAAGACAACGAATATTAGATAAATCATATAAAAAAATTATGAATATTTTTCTTTCTAGTCGTGTATTTACTTCCTTGTTTCTGTTATTTAATGGTTTTTTACTTCTAGCTGCAGTTTCATTATTCTATTTTAAAAGTGTAAAAGTTAAAATGCTCCCTTTTGATAATAAAAACGAATTTCAAATATTAGTGGATTATAAAACAACAACTACTTTAAAAAATTCATTAGAATTATCTAAAAAATTAGCAATAAATTTGTTTCAAGAAAAAAATATTGATAAAATTCAAATTTATGCAGGAGAACCAGCTCCTTTTTCATTTTCTGGCATGGTAAAACATACATTTTTGCGGCATATGGATTATCAAAATGATTTGCATATTGTATTAATAGATAAAGAAAAAAGAAAAGAATCTAGTCATTATATCATTGAAAATATAAGAACAATTATTAATAAATTCTCACTAGAAAATAAAGCTACAATAAAAATATTGGAAATACCTCCAGGTCCGCCTGTCCTAGCAACTGTTGTTGCTGAAATTTATGCTCCAAATCCTCAGCTCAGAGAAAAAGCAGCAGCTGATGTTTTAAAAGTATTTAGAAATGAACCTTCTGTTGTTGATTTAGATTACTCTTGGAGGCCTCAACGGCCTAGAAAATTTTATAATTATAATCAATTAAAGGGAGGATTATTAGGAACTAATGCAAATGAAATAACAAATAATGGGATACTTACATTTTCTGAAAATTCGTTACTTACTTTAAATGATATTTCAAGTCCAGAAGATGTGAATATTGACTTATCAATTGATGATTTAATTCGCTCAAGTCAATATCCTTTTCAAAATCAAAATGTATCTTCATTTGACACTGGCTTTTCAGCCTTAGATAAAACTTTAGATCCATTAATAGTTAAAGAAACAATATCATTATTTAGAAAAAATTTAAAGCCAGTAAGTTATATTATGAGTGAACTATCTGGGCAAGAAGAGGCTCCTGTGTATGGAATTCAAAAACTTGCAAAAAATATTCATTATCCGCTTCAAATTGTTGATGTTCCTTGGGATATCAATTCTGCAATCGTAAAATGGGATGGTGAATGGTTTATAACATATGAAGTTTTTCGCGATTTAGGTTTGGCTTTTGCAATTGTTTTAATTTTAATTTACGTCCTTGTTGTTGGCTGGTTTAAAAGTTATTTAGTTCCTATTGCAATAATGGCACCTATCCCAATCAGTTTAATTGGAATTATACCGGGTCATTCAATATTCAATGCATATTTTACAGCTACATCAATGATTGGTTTTATTGCTGGTGCAGGAATTATTGTAAGAAATTCCATTATTTTAATTGACTTTATCGAAAATCAATTAAAAGAAGGTGTTCCTCTAAAAGAGGCTGTGGTTCTTGCAGGTGTTACAAGATTTCGCCCCATGCTTTTGACCGCGGCAGCAGTAATCGTAGGAAGTACTGTCATATTATTTGATCCTATTTTTCAAGGCTTAGCAATAAGCTTAATGTTTGGTGAAGTTGCTGCGACAGTTTTAAGTTTTTTTGCAATTCCCATTTTGTATTATTGGCTCATTGGAAAAAAAAGAG